Proteins from a single region of Sesamum indicum cultivar Zhongzhi No. 13 linkage group LG5, S_indicum_v1.0, whole genome shotgun sequence:
- the LOC105162316 gene encoding probable (S)-N-methylcoclaurine 3'-hydroxylase isozyme 2: MNVDVGYIYLLPLLALVSIPACLSFLVRRHEAIHSSRRLPPGPSAWQLLRNMFMSPLASLANLAQIYGPIFSLRVGALLIVVASSPETAMEILKAHDHIFCGRYIPSLYYKIPHMERSSVLGAKECNDSWKHIRGTCHNLVFSTKAIKLRNEVRARKVMEMADYLRAKEGKVVRLRDIVFATLANSMCHMMVSTDIIDLERECKDGTKSLMGFIKGMLTILGTPSLVDLFPALDGLLGFWERRKATKLHQEFKSLWGEVIEERRQAKCGREDLLDALIDDGFCNDDICALLMEMLAAGTFTSCATIEWLMAELTKNQGVLHELRHEIENMVDGDIKNASLCHMPYLQACLKETLRLHPPTLFVIPRRALESCTVNNYVVPKDSVILINNWALARDTTIWDEPLKFKPKRFLVSKLELKGNLQFEFIPFGAGRRACPGLSLATTHIQGMVALLVHHFDWFLPEGMSPDNLNMTEKFETTVYMKEPLSLIPRSRT, translated from the exons atgaacGTAGATGTCGGGTATATttatcttcttcctcttcttgcTCTTGTATCAATACCAGCTTGTCTGTCTTTTCTTGTTCGGCGTCATGAAGCAATTCATAGCTCTAGACGACTTCCACCAGGCCCGTCTGCTTGGCAACTCTTACGGAACATGTTCATGAGTCCCCTAGCCTCATTAGCCAACCTAGCTCAGATTTATGGCCCCATTTTCTCTCTAAGAGTAGGAGCATTGCTCATCGTTGTTGCTTCATCACCAGAAACAGCAATGGAAATACTAAAAGCTCACGACCATATATTTTGTGGGAGGTATATCCCCTCATTATATTACAAGATCCCACACATGGAGCGATCGTCGGTATTGGGAGCCAAAGAATGCAACGACAGTTGGAAACACATACGAGGTACTTGTCACAATCTGGTTTTCTCTACCAAAGCTATAAAACTGAGGAATGAGGTTAGAGCGAGGAAGGTGATGGAAATGGCGGATTATTTGCGTGCTAAGGAGGGGAAAGTCGTGAGGCTAAGGGATATAGTCTTTGCAACTCTTGCTAACTCTATGTGTCACATGATGGTGTCGACGGACATAATCGATCTTGAACGTGAATGTAAAGATGGAACTAAGAGTTTGATGGGATTTATAAAGGGAATGCTTACCATTCTTGGAACTCCAAGTCTAGTTGACCTGTTTCCGGCTTTGGATGGATTACTAGGGTTTTGGGAGAGGAGGAAGGCCACTAAGTTACATCAAGAGTTCAAGTCTCTTTGGGGGGAAGTTATTGAAGAAAGAAGACAAGCAAAATGTGGTAGGGAAGACTTGTTGGATGCTTTGATCGATGATGGATTTTGCAACGACGATATCTGCGCACTTTTGATG GAAATGTTGGCAGCCGGAACATTTACGAGCTGTGCAACAATAGAGTGGTTGATGGCGGAGCTCACAAAGAACCAAGGGGTTCTGCACGAACTTCGCCATGAGATTGAAAATATGGTCGACGGAGATATTAAAAATGCCTCTTTGTGTCACATGCCTTACTTGCAGGCTTGTCTCAAAGAGACATTAAGGTTGCATCCCCCGACATTGTTTGTCATACCGCGTCGTGCATTAGAGTCTTGTACAGTGAACAACTATGTCGTCCCCAAGGATTCTGTGATACTGATAAACAATTGGGCACTAGCGAGAGACACAACGATTTGGGACGAACCCTTGAAGTTTAAGCCAAAGAGGTTTCTTGTGTCCAAATTAGAGTTGAAGGGAAATCTTCAGTTTGAATTTATTCCGTTTGGGGCTGGGAGAAGGGCATGTCCTGGACTTAGTCTGGCCACCACTCATATTCAGGGTATGGTGGCATTACTGGTGCATCATTTTGATTGGTTTCTTCCAGAGGGTATGAGCCCAGATAATCTCAACATGACCGAGAAGTTTGAGACAACAGTGTACATGAAGGAACCACTGTCTTTGATTCCTAGATCAAGAACATGA